A window from Drosophila nasuta strain 15112-1781.00 chromosome 3, ASM2355853v1, whole genome shotgun sequence encodes these proteins:
- the LOC132788500 gene encoding histidine decarboxylase isoform X1: MDYKEYRQRGKEMVDYIADYLENIRERRVFPDVSPGYMRQLLPESAPVEGESWPKIFGDVERIVMPGVTHWQSPHMHGYFPALNSMPSLLGDMLADAINCLGFTWASSPACTELEIVVMNWLGKMIGLPDEFLHLSNNSKGGGVLQTTASEATLVCLLAGRTRAIQRFHEHNPGYQDAEINARLVAYCSDQAHSSVEKAALIGLVRMRYIEADEQLAMRGKLLREAIDDDIKQGLVPFWVCATLGSTGSCSFDNLDEVGVVCREYNLWLHVDAAYAGSAFICPEFRTWLRGIERADSIAFNPSKWLMVHFDATAMWVRDSTAVHRTFNVEPLYLQHENSGVAVDFMHWQIPLSRRFRSLKVWFVLRSFGIKGLQRHIREGVRLAQKFEALVLADHRFELPAKRHLGLVVFRIRGDNEITERLLKRLNYRGNQHCVPSSLKGQYVIRFTITSTHTTLDDIVKDWMEIKQVASMVLDEMNITISNRVYLKDTKEKSEAFGSSLLLSNSPLSPKVVNGSFAAIFDADEFLAKTYAGIRIAHQESPSTRRRVRGILMSGKQFSLDSHMDVAVVRTTLDDSGSHSHSHSPAVNSYGRTTGREAGQAVAVGGGQASIREDVDNEESAAEETELLLLQLSRRRRSSHNNSSSQSSKHNYNYNNSNSNSISNLNATPANHFRPIALYTAHSQSQSLSQSQSPCSATVSVDSLLTPVTHCDVYHGKRFLEPVSSLIDNSSFTSSIHHMPTPITTPTEDFDWPARTFNQLLLERYAQSSSHSVADGECSSSTDSSSLSLARVITATPSILSSLNELASPLLGSFASPSQPLQSALGDSDSDATICSAASSLESL, from the exons GCAAGGAGATGGTTGACTACATAGCCGACTATTTGGAGAACATACGCGAGCGTCGCGTCTTTCCGGACGTGAGTCCTGGCTACATGCGACAACTGTTGCCAGAGTCAGCGCCTGTGGAGGGCGAATCCTGGCCCAAGATCTTTGGGGATGTGGAGCGCATTGTGATGCCTGGAGTAACGCATTGGCAGTCGCCACATATGCACGGATACTTTCCGGCATTGAACTCGATGCCATCGCTGCTTGGGGATATGTTGGCGGATGCGATCAACTGCTTGGGCTTCACCTGGGCGAGTTCACCGGCGTGCACAGAGCTGGAGATTGTGGTGATGAATTGGCTGGGCAAGATGATTGGCCTGCCGGATGAGTTTCTGCATctgagcaacaacagcaagggAGGCGGAGTGCTACAGACGACGGCGAGTGAGGCGACGCTTGTGTGTTTGCTCGCTGGCAGGACACGCGCCATTCAGCGATTCCATGAGCATAATCCTGGGTATCAGGATGCCGAGATAAATGCACGTCTTGTGGCCTATTGTTCGGATCAGGCGCATTCAAGCGTTGAGAAGGCGGCGCTCATTG GACTCGTGCGTATGCGCTATATTGAGGCAGACGAGCAGCTGGCCATGCGAGGCAAACTGTTGCGCGAGGCCATCGACGACGACATTAAGCAGGGCCTTGTTCCATTCTGG GTTTGCGCCACGCTTGGCAGCACAGGCAGCTGCAGCTTTGACAATCTGGATGAA GTGGGCGTCGTGTGTCGCGAGTACAATTTGTGGCTGCACGTGGATGCCGCGTATGCGGGCAGCGCCTTCATCTGTCCCGAGTTTCGCACCTGGCTGCGAGGCATCGAACGTGCAGATTCGATTGCCTTCAATCCGTCCAAGTGGCTGATGGTGCACTTCGATGCGACTGCGATGTGGGTGCGAGACAGCACCGCAGTGCATCGCACCTTCAACGTGGAGCCGTTGTATCTGCAGCATGAGAACTCTGGTGTGGCTGTCGATTTTATGCACTGGCAAATTCCGTTGAGTCGTCGATTTCGTTCGCTCAAAGTGTGGTTTGTGCTCCGATCCTTTGGCATCAAAGGACTGCAGCGACACATACGCGAAGGCGTTCGTTTAGCCCAGAAATTCGAAGCTCTAGTGCTCGCCGATCATCGCTTCGAGTTGCCCGCAAAGCGCCATCTAGGTCTCGTTGTATTTCGCATTCGTGGCGATAACGAGATCACCGAGCGTCTGTTGAAGCGTCTGAATTATCGCGGCAATCAACACTGTGTGCCGTCATCGCTGAAAGGACAATACGTCATTCGCTTCACGATCACCTCGACGCACACCACACTCGATGACATTGTCAAGGATTGGATGGAGATCAAGCAGGTGGCATCGATGGTGCTCGACGAGATGAACATCACCATTTCGAATCGTGTCTATCTCAAGG aTACCAAGGAGAAAAGCGAAGCATTTGGCTCCAGTTTGCTGCTGTCGAACTCGCCGCTGTCGCCAAAGGTGGTGAACGGTTCCTTTGCGGCGATCTTCGATGCAGATGAGTTTCTGGCCAAGACCTATGCGGGCATACGCATAGCA CATCAAGAGTCGCCTTCAACGCGACGTCGAGTGCGAGGAATTCTGATGTCCGGCAAACAATTCTCTCTGGACTCGCACATGGATGTGGCGGTGGTACGGACCACACTCGATGACAGTGGCAGCCATAGTCACAGCCACAGCCCTGCTGTGAATTCCTATGGCCGAACCACAGGTCGCGAGGCGGGGCAAGCGGTGGCGGTGGGTGGGGGACAGGCGAGCATCCGCGAGGATGTGGACAACGAGGAGTCCGCGGCGGAAG AAACTgagctgcttctgctgcagcTGAGTCGCAGACGtcgcagcagccacaacaactcCAGTTCCCAGTCCAGCaaacacaactacaactacaacaacagcaacagcaatagcatcTCTAATCTGAATGCCACGCCCGCCAATCACTTTCGCCCGATTGCACTTTACACCGCACATTCGCAGTCTCAATCACTGTCCCAATCACAATCGCCTTGCAGTGCCACCGTCTCGGTGGACAGTCTGTTGACGCCAGTCACCCACTGTGATGTGTATCATGGCAAGCGATTTCTGGAGCCAGTGAGCAGCCTGATCGACAACAGCTCCTTCACCAGCAGCATTCATCACATGCCCACGCCCATTACAACGCCAACGGAGGACTTTGATTGGCCCGCACGAACCTTTAATCAATTGCTCCTCGAACGTTATGCTCAGTCCTCATCGCATTCGGTGGCCGATGGTGAATGCTCCTCATCCACGGACAGCAGCAGTCTCAGTCTGGCCAGAGTCATCACAGCCACGCCGAGCATCCTCAGTAGTCTCAATGAGTTGGCTTCGCCGCTGCTCGGTTCCTTTGCCTCTCCCTCGCAACCGCTGCAATCCGCTTTGGGTGACTCCGATTCGGATGCCACCATTTGCTCGGCGGCCTCTTCGCTGGAGTCCCTTTAA
- the LOC132788500 gene encoding histidine decarboxylase isoform X2 — protein MDYKEYRQRGKEMVDYIADYLENIRERRVFPDVSPGYMRQLLPESAPVEGESWPKIFGDVERIVMPGVTHWQSPHMHGYFPALNSMPSLLGDMLADAINCLGFTWASSPACTELEIVVMNWLGKMIGLPDEFLHLSNNSKGGGVLQTTASEATLVCLLAGRTRAIQRFHEHNPGYQDAEINARLVAYCSDQAHSSVEKAALIGLVRMRYIEADEQLAMRGKLLREAIDDDIKQGLVPFWVCATLGSTGSCSFDNLDEVGVVCREYNLWLHVDAAYAGSAFICPEFRTWLRGIERADSIAFNPSKWLMVHFDATAMWVRDSTAVHRTFNVEPLYLQHENSGVAVDFMHWQIPLSRRFRSLKVWFVLRSFGIKGLQRHIREGVRLAQKFEALVLADHRFELPAKRHLGLVVFRIRGDNEITERLLKRLNYRGNQHCVPSSLKGQYVIRFTITSTHTTLDDIVKDWMEIKQVASMVLDEMNITISNRVYLKDTKEKSEAFGSSLLLSNSPLSPKVVNGSFAAIFDADEFLAKTYAGIRIAHQESPSTRRRVRGILMSGKQFSLDSHMDVAVVRTTLDDSGSHSHSHSPAVNSYGRTTGREAGQAVAVGGGQASIREDVDNEESAAEGMKHRN, from the exons GCAAGGAGATGGTTGACTACATAGCCGACTATTTGGAGAACATACGCGAGCGTCGCGTCTTTCCGGACGTGAGTCCTGGCTACATGCGACAACTGTTGCCAGAGTCAGCGCCTGTGGAGGGCGAATCCTGGCCCAAGATCTTTGGGGATGTGGAGCGCATTGTGATGCCTGGAGTAACGCATTGGCAGTCGCCACATATGCACGGATACTTTCCGGCATTGAACTCGATGCCATCGCTGCTTGGGGATATGTTGGCGGATGCGATCAACTGCTTGGGCTTCACCTGGGCGAGTTCACCGGCGTGCACAGAGCTGGAGATTGTGGTGATGAATTGGCTGGGCAAGATGATTGGCCTGCCGGATGAGTTTCTGCATctgagcaacaacagcaagggAGGCGGAGTGCTACAGACGACGGCGAGTGAGGCGACGCTTGTGTGTTTGCTCGCTGGCAGGACACGCGCCATTCAGCGATTCCATGAGCATAATCCTGGGTATCAGGATGCCGAGATAAATGCACGTCTTGTGGCCTATTGTTCGGATCAGGCGCATTCAAGCGTTGAGAAGGCGGCGCTCATTG GACTCGTGCGTATGCGCTATATTGAGGCAGACGAGCAGCTGGCCATGCGAGGCAAACTGTTGCGCGAGGCCATCGACGACGACATTAAGCAGGGCCTTGTTCCATTCTGG GTTTGCGCCACGCTTGGCAGCACAGGCAGCTGCAGCTTTGACAATCTGGATGAA GTGGGCGTCGTGTGTCGCGAGTACAATTTGTGGCTGCACGTGGATGCCGCGTATGCGGGCAGCGCCTTCATCTGTCCCGAGTTTCGCACCTGGCTGCGAGGCATCGAACGTGCAGATTCGATTGCCTTCAATCCGTCCAAGTGGCTGATGGTGCACTTCGATGCGACTGCGATGTGGGTGCGAGACAGCACCGCAGTGCATCGCACCTTCAACGTGGAGCCGTTGTATCTGCAGCATGAGAACTCTGGTGTGGCTGTCGATTTTATGCACTGGCAAATTCCGTTGAGTCGTCGATTTCGTTCGCTCAAAGTGTGGTTTGTGCTCCGATCCTTTGGCATCAAAGGACTGCAGCGACACATACGCGAAGGCGTTCGTTTAGCCCAGAAATTCGAAGCTCTAGTGCTCGCCGATCATCGCTTCGAGTTGCCCGCAAAGCGCCATCTAGGTCTCGTTGTATTTCGCATTCGTGGCGATAACGAGATCACCGAGCGTCTGTTGAAGCGTCTGAATTATCGCGGCAATCAACACTGTGTGCCGTCATCGCTGAAAGGACAATACGTCATTCGCTTCACGATCACCTCGACGCACACCACACTCGATGACATTGTCAAGGATTGGATGGAGATCAAGCAGGTGGCATCGATGGTGCTCGACGAGATGAACATCACCATTTCGAATCGTGTCTATCTCAAGG aTACCAAGGAGAAAAGCGAAGCATTTGGCTCCAGTTTGCTGCTGTCGAACTCGCCGCTGTCGCCAAAGGTGGTGAACGGTTCCTTTGCGGCGATCTTCGATGCAGATGAGTTTCTGGCCAAGACCTATGCGGGCATACGCATAGCA CATCAAGAGTCGCCTTCAACGCGACGTCGAGTGCGAGGAATTCTGATGTCCGGCAAACAATTCTCTCTGGACTCGCACATGGATGTGGCGGTGGTACGGACCACACTCGATGACAGTGGCAGCCATAGTCACAGCCACAGCCCTGCTGTGAATTCCTATGGCCGAACCACAGGTCGCGAGGCGGGGCAAGCGGTGGCGGTGGGTGGGGGACAGGCGAGCATCCGCGAGGATGTGGACAACGAGGAGTCCGCGGCGGAAGGTATGAAGCACAG AAACTga